One part of the Glycine max cultivar Williams 82 chromosome 14, Glycine_max_v4.0, whole genome shotgun sequence genome encodes these proteins:
- the LOC100820589 gene encoding uncharacterized protein, producing the protein MIMVKVTKQQICHNLCCYFASFLPIILVLVLLFSISFFFSVSESFPSLLTLLIALLSTLFLVTLAKKKGSLHENLVQDNQQNLELQPSLGDVTVQQNETSERQAEAHSESSFPLDCESSNIMDTSFELSARKYEQQADPQSDSSLPSDSESTASSTMDEESIEIHRNRNQNLDISDSLVFDYDVDGEEDGLIEIKLPNNHFPEFLPESIFKQQGLTELLAEINEMNEDENLIEIDISKGSTKHQDLRLEKELVCRVDHWVLSD; encoded by the coding sequence ATGATCATGGTGAAAGTAACTAAGCAACAAATCTGTCACAATCTGTGTTGTTATTTTGCCAGTTTCTTACCAATCATTCTAGTTCTTGtccttctattttcaatttcctttttcttttcagtttCTGAATCCTTTCCTTCCCTTCTTACACTACTGATTGCTCTTCTATCTACCTTGTTTCTTGTCACACTGGCAAAGAAAAAAGGGTCCCTACATGAAAATCTTGTCCAAGATAACCAGCAGAATTTGGAGTTACAGCCTTCATTGGGAGATGTTACTGTCCAACAAAATGAAACTTCTGAGAGGCAAGCTGAAGCACACTCAGAGTCCTCATTTCCATTAGATTGTGAAAGCAGCAATATCATGGATACAAGTTTTGAACTCAGTGCTCGGAAGTATGAGCAACAAGCTGATCCACAGTCAGATTCTTCACTTCCATCAGATAGTGAAAGCACTGCTAGCTCAACCATGGATGAAGAAAGTATTGAGATTCATCGCAATAGAAATCAAAATCTTGATATATCTGATAGCTTGGTCTTTGATTATGATGTTGATGGGGAGGAGGATGGCTTGATTGAAATCAAGCTTCCAAACAACCACTTTCCAGAGTTCTTGCCAGAATCCATTTTCAAGCAGCAAGGTCTCACAGAGCTCTTGGCAGAAATTAATGAGATGAATGAGgatgaaaatttaattgagattgATATTTCCAAGGGATCCACAAAGCATCAAGATTTGAGATTGGAGAAGGAGTTGGTTTGCAGAGTAGATCATTGGGTTCTTAGTGATTAA
- the LOC100798556 gene encoding uncharacterized protein, translated as MIVRMDPSHHIEQQEDDEWDTEGFVIPSLGIEDSDQDKPHVLDIESSDSASKAKKDENIYLGPHGAHPSLAKQQELNSSNRKQKFKQKLKEADKRISGTGRENKVDNLRELVGGGKLSVNNAKESPKDWLDPHCQESEFERR; from the exons ATGATTGTTAGGATGGATCCCTCTCATCATATTGAACAACAAGAAGACGACGAGTGGG aCACTGAAGGATTTGTGATTCCAAGTTTGGGAATTGAAGACTCAGATCAAGATAAACCTCATGTTCTTGATATAGAATCTTCTGATTCTGCATCAAAG GCTAAGAAGGATGAAAACATCTATTTGGGTCCGCATGGAGCGCATCCTTCACTAGCAAAGCAGCAAGAGCTAAATTCATCTAACCGGAAGCAGAAGTTCAAGCAAAAGCTGAAAGAAGCTGACAAGAGAATTAGTGGGACGGGTAGGGAGAATAAGGTGGATAACCTGAGGGAGCTTGTGGGTGGGGGAAAATTAAGTGTCAACAATGCAAAGGAATCTCCCAAGGACTGGTTAGATCCACATTGTCAAGAATCTGAGTTTGAGAGGAGGTAA
- the LOC100799081 gene encoding cysteine synthase 2 produces MAAVAARSTGSVGVGAVIFISVALTTYFISKKKKKKKKESRKKKKGLVDAIGNTPLIRINSLSAATGCQILGKCEFLNPGGSVKDRVAVQIIQEALESGQLRPGGIVTEGSAGSTAISIATVAPAYGCRTHVVIPDDAAIEKSQILEALGATVERVRPVSITHKDHFVNIARRRASEANEFALKRRNSQQLNGKEDTEKINGYESNGCNYSSLFPEDCQGGFFADQFENLANFRAHYEGTGPEIWEQTNGKLDAFVAAAGTGGTVAGVSKFLQEKNPNIKCFLLDPPGSGLFNKVTRGVMYTKEEAEGRRLKNPFDTITEGIGINRITRNFAMAKLDGAFRGTDREAVEMSRFLLKNDGLFLGSSSAMNCVGAVRVAQAIGTGHTIVTILCDSGMRHLSKFYDAEYLSQLGLTPKAIGLEFLGVK; encoded by the exons ATGGCGGCTGTGGCAGCGAGAAGCACAGGCAGCGTTGGTGTTGGTGCTGTCATCTTCATCTCAGTCGCTCTCACCACTTATTTCATCtcgaaaaagaagaagaagaagaagaaggaatccaggaagaagaagaagggactGGTGGACGCCATAGGCAACACTCCTTTGATTCGGATCAACAGCCTCTCCGCCGCCACTGGTTGCCAA aTTCTCGGCAAGTGCGAGTTCTTAAACCCCGGAGGCAGCGTCAAAGACCGCGTTGCTGTTCAAATTATTCAAGAG GCTCTAGAATCTGGCCAGCTACGTCCAGGTGGAATAGTCACTGAAGGGAGTGCTGGAAGCACTGCCATTAGCATTGCCACTGTTGCTCCTGCCTACGGGTGCAGGACCCATGTGGTTATACCAGATGATGCTGCCATTGAGAAG TCTCAAATACTTGAAGCCCTTGGGGCAACTGTTGAAAGAGTGAGACCGGTGTCCATCACCCACAAAGACCATTTTGTCAATATTGCAAGAAGACGGGCATCTGAAGCAAATGAGTTTGCATTGAAGCGTAGAAATTCACAACAATTGAATGGCAAGGAGGACACCGAGAAAATAAATGGTTATGAATCTAATGGATGCAATTACAGCTCTCTGTTTCCTGAAGATTGTCAAGGTGGCTTTTTTGCTGATCAGTTTGAGAACCTAGCGAACTTCAGGGCCCATTATGAGGGTACAGGGCCTGAGATTTGGGAACAGACCAATGGAAAGTTAGATGCATTTGTTGCAGCAGCGGGTACCGGTGGTACTGTGGCTGGTGTTTCTAAGTTTCTTCAG GAAAAGAATCCAAACATCAAGTGCTTCCTCTTAGATCCTCCTGGCTCTGGTTTGTTTAATAAGGTAACCAGGGGAGTGATGTACACCAAAGAGGAGGCGGAAGGAAGAAGACTCAAGAATCCATTTGACACTATAACAGAAGGAATTGGAATTAACCGGATAACAAGGAATTTTGCAATGGCAAAACTTGATGGGGCCTTTAGAGGCACCGATAGGGAAGCTGTTGAAATGTCTAG GTTTCTTTTGAAGAACGATGGTCTCTTCCTTGGGAGTTCTTCTGCAATGAACTGTGTTGGAGCAGTTAGAGTAGCGCAAGCAATTGGCACTGGTCACACAATTGTAACCATTCTCTGCGACAGTGGAATGAGACATTTGAGCAAATTCTATGATGCTGAATACTTGTCTCAGCTTGGTTTGACACCGAAAGCAATTGGTTTGGAGTTCTTAGGCGTCAAGTGA